GTAACCTACTAACTCCATTATAAGATCTTGTCAAGTTAATTAGGGACACTCCCCTATTTCCCTAGGAAATCTCTTCAATCCCGAGCGGATATTTGGATAATACCTCGCAGCCGCTTTTGACGATCACGATATCATTTTCATAGCGGAATCCGATATTCTCTTCCGGCGCGGCATACTGCATGGCACAGACAACCATTTCATTTTCCGCATAGACGTGATCCTGATCAGTCCAGTACGGCAGGTCGGGATTAACGACGGCCCCTATCCGCCACTCGTCACCGAAAAGACCGATCCCGTGTTCACAGGCCGGTTGGATAAAATCGCCGCAGCCGCGTGATTCGGCGAAATCCATCATAATGGCGGCAAGCGTTCCGGGCGTTGTGCCGGCACGATAATTGTCAAGCACGGTCTGAATAATCGCGACAAAATTGTCCGCGTGCCAGCGCTGACGTTTTGTTGCCGGCCCGATCAGATAATTATGCGAATGGTCGCCCAGGGCCAGTTTAAACATCGCGTGGAAATCGAGCATCAGCGGGTCGCCTGCCTGTATCTCTTTGGTTGTCGGAGGAGTACAGGCGCCCAGCCCCGTGCGGTAGCCGCTGGATATTTCATTGAGCCCCGCGAAATTCCACTCCGACACGCTCCCCGCCTTGCGCATCGCCAGGGCGGCGATACCGGCAATCACGGTTTCCGTCATTCCCTTGTAGCCGCCGTTTTCGAGCGCGGCCCGTGCCGCCTTGTGCCCCTCGTCGACAATCAGCGATGCGGTGCGGAAGCGTTCAATGGTCCCACTGTCTTTGATGATCGAAAGGGCATCGATAATGTCGTGCGCGTTGATCCATTCAAAACCGGGGAGTGCGTCTTTAAAATGGGTGTATTCCCAGTGGGAAAGATTTCCTTCGGCCGTCCAGGTAGAAACCCCATCCTCATAGCCGATGCGTCCCTTTGTGATCCCGAGTTCTTCTTTGATAAAATCGGTTATCGCGGAGGTCTGATCCATGCCGCCCATCGGGCCGTAGGCGCGGACATTGTCCTCGTCGAGCCATGTCTCATCGGCCACACGCATCGAGTCAACCACAAAGGTAAAATAGGCGGGCTGTCCCTCCGGCGGAATGATCAGATAGCTTCGCCACGGGCAGAAGGTATCCATCACGAAACTCATGGTCCGGATGCGCGAACCGAGATACACGTCAATGCCTTGTTTGTGCATTTCGGCCTGTATCGCGGCAACACGTCCCGGATTGTCTATGTAATACTTGTCATTGGGGTCTGCTATCCTGGGCATTGTCTATCTCCCTTCAATACTGAGTTGGTATCTGGGCCAGGACCTTATTCAGACGGTCGGAGACGGCCGCGAGTTTGAGCGCCTTGGCCAGATTGCCTTTGAGTTTCAGTTTTCCGGTCATCAGGGCCTTCTGGGCGCCAAGTTCCGCGCGGGAAATTCTGGCAAAGGTTTCATAATTCCCGATGATCCTGAATACCCCCTGGGGAGGCTCGCCGGTCCCCGTTTCCACACGGGTTACTTTTCCATCCTCGCATTCGACAAAAAGAAAGTGTTCCTCCCCGTCGGGACAGTTCTTATAGATGTTGGACATCGATGTCGTGACATGATTCATCTTCTCCGGTGTGAGCTCGGTCTGGAGCCTTTTGAGCGCCTCATCGCGCCATGACTGGCTCAGGTACACGTGTTGATCTGCCATGTTGATTCCTCCTGCCTTGTATTGTCTGCTGGTAATGAAAGCCATGGGGTCAGGTCTCAACAATCAACATGCATATTGATTCCGGTTGTCAAATGTTGAGACCTGACCCCTTCCTTGCTCTGACCCTTCCTTGCTCCTGTCAAGAGATATTACCGTGATACTTCCAAACGGTAATAATTGATTGTCTCCTGAAAAGATTTTAAGGAAAAGGTGTAGTTGATTAACTACTTCTTCCTGAAACTTCAAAACTGTTCATTGCTTGTTCCACACATTCCTGAATACCATTTGGACCAAGTGCTATCATAATATCTTCCCTAATTTCTGGGTGGCAAAATATCCTTCCTTTTGCTGCAATATTCATAAGATTGAAATGTATTTCATTCCACACTTCTGATATT
Above is a window of Syntrophales bacterium DNA encoding:
- a CDS encoding M24 family metallopeptidase; the encoded protein is MPRIADPNDKYYIDNPGRVAAIQAEMHKQGIDVYLGSRIRTMSFVMDTFCPWRSYLIIPPEGQPAYFTFVVDSMRVADETWLDEDNVRAYGPMGGMDQTSAITDFIKEELGITKGRIGYEDGVSTWTAEGNLSHWEYTHFKDALPGFEWINAHDIIDALSIIKDSGTIERFRTASLIVDEGHKAARAALENGGYKGMTETVIAGIAALAMRKAGSVSEWNFAGLNEISSGYRTGLGACTPPTTKEIQAGDPLMLDFHAMFKLALGDHSHNYLIGPATKRQRWHADNFVAIIQTVLDNYRAGTTPGTLAAIMMDFAESRGCGDFIQPACEHGIGLFGDEWRIGAVVNPDLPYWTDQDHVYAENEMVVCAMQYAAPEENIGFRYENDIVIVKSGCEVLSKYPLGIEEIS
- a CDS encoding SCP2 sterol-binding domain-containing protein → MADQHVYLSQSWRDEALKRLQTELTPEKMNHVTTSMSNIYKNCPDGEEHFLFVECEDGKVTRVETGTGEPPQGVFRIIGNYETFARISRAELGAQKALMTGKLKLKGNLAKALKLAAVSDRLNKVLAQIPTQY